A DNA window from Chlamydia buteonis contains the following coding sequences:
- a CDS encoding metal ABC transporter ATP-binding protein → MSRQYEIAWSVHNLCVNYDHSDVLCHVSFLLRKGTLTAVLGPNGAGKSTLLKASLGLIRPSTGHTLFFGNKFKKVHQRVAYMPQRASVDWDFPMTVLDLVLMGCYGYKGMWGRITADDRKEAYNILERVGLSDLANRQIGKLSGGQQQRAFLARALMQKADLYLMDELFSAIDMASYQTVVDVLRELQEQGRTVVVVHHDLSHVRQLFDHIILLNKHLICSGPVEECLTNKNIFQAYGCELELLDRTLKLSRGKQQGTY, encoded by the coding sequence TTGAGTAGACAATATGAAATTGCTTGGTCAGTTCATAACCTATGTGTGAACTATGATCATTCAGATGTTTTATGCCACGTTTCCTTCTTGTTAAGGAAGGGAACATTGACAGCAGTTTTAGGACCTAATGGTGCTGGGAAGAGTACGCTTTTAAAAGCTTCTCTTGGATTAATCCGACCTTCCACCGGTCATACTTTGTTTTTTGGAAATAAGTTTAAAAAAGTACATCAACGTGTTGCTTATATGCCTCAAAGAGCAAGCGTGGATTGGGATTTTCCAATGACAGTTCTAGATCTAGTGCTTATGGGGTGCTATGGGTACAAAGGTATGTGGGGAAGAATTACAGCAGATGACCGTAAGGAAGCGTACAATATTTTAGAGAGGGTGGGTTTATCTGATTTAGCAAATCGGCAAATAGGGAAGCTTTCAGGAGGTCAGCAACAGAGAGCGTTCTTAGCTCGAGCTCTTATGCAAAAAGCAGATCTTTATCTTATGGATGAATTATTTTCTGCTATAGATATGGCTTCATATCAGACTGTAGTAGATGTTCTGCGAGAGCTGCAAGAGCAAGGACGCACGGTTGTTGTCGTTCACCATGATCTTAGTCATGTGCGTCAATTATTTGACCATATCATCTTGTTGAATAAACATCTTATTTGTTCCGGACCGGTTGAAGAATGTTTAACTAATAAAAACATTTTCCAAGCTTATGGTTGTGAGTTAGAACTATTGGATCGCACTCTTAAATTGTCTAGAGGGAAGCAACAAGGAACGTATTAG
- a CDS encoding metal ABC transporter permease: MLNCIFIDSIFLSSFLAVTLICMTTALWGTLLLIGRQPLLSESLSHASYPGLLLGALLSCKVSFFTDSILLVIIFGCLAAISGYWIIVFLEKTLRVHKDASLCFVLVVFFGLGVILTSYVKDCCPLLYNRINAYLYGQAATLGYVEAKLAAFVFVLSITTLWWWYRQIIVTIFDKDYASTCGLSTRVSGSVILIFISLVIVSGVRSVGIILISSMFVAPPLAARQLSDRLSIIFLLSCLFGGICGALGSYISVAFTCYVSGHGGVITFPTGPLVVVISGCLTFLCLILSPKSGWVTRYIRRKRFAFSKNQEHLLKVFWYLLEDQLMEVGARDFVCSHKYQEYFGPKPFPRFRMWLLECQGLVKCQDYRWSLSGKGRSRAKKLVRAHRLWECYLVRSLEFKEEEVHGFAEEMEHVLTDELDYAITEILDNPHYDPHDKLIPEKPQTMEEL; encoded by the coding sequence ATGCTCAATTGCATTTTTATCGACTCTATTTTTTTATCAAGCTTTTTAGCGGTTACTTTAATTTGCATGACAACGGCTTTATGGGGGACTCTTTTGCTTATAGGTAGGCAGCCCCTTTTAAGTGAGAGTCTCTCTCATGCTTCTTATCCAGGATTACTTTTGGGGGCTTTATTAAGTTGCAAAGTCTCTTTTTTTACGGACTCTATACTGTTAGTTATTATTTTTGGCTGTCTTGCAGCTATTTCTGGTTATTGGATTATAGTATTTTTAGAAAAAACTCTCCGGGTGCATAAAGATGCTTCTTTATGTTTTGTTCTTGTTGTTTTTTTTGGCCTAGGCGTTATTTTGACAAGCTATGTGAAAGATTGCTGTCCTTTGTTATATAATCGTATTAATGCTTATTTATATGGTCAGGCAGCTACTTTAGGTTATGTAGAGGCTAAACTAGCAGCTTTTGTTTTTGTTCTATCTATAACGACGTTATGGTGGTGGTATCGTCAGATTATCGTTACCATTTTTGACAAAGATTACGCCTCTACTTGTGGTTTGAGTACGCGTGTTTCTGGAAGTGTTATTCTAATATTCATTTCTTTAGTTATTGTAAGCGGTGTGCGTTCCGTGGGTATCATATTGATTTCTTCCATGTTCGTAGCCCCTCCTCTAGCAGCTCGTCAATTGTCTGATAGATTAAGTATTATTTTTCTTCTTTCTTGTTTATTTGGGGGGATATGTGGTGCTCTTGGAAGTTACATTTCGGTAGCTTTCACTTGCTATGTTTCAGGACATGGAGGTGTGATTACTTTTCCTACAGGCCCTCTTGTTGTTGTTATATCAGGCTGTTTAACTTTTCTTTGTTTAATCCTCTCTCCTAAATCTGGGTGGGTAACGCGATACATACGTAGAAAACGCTTTGCATTTTCAAAGAACCAAGAGCATTTACTCAAAGTATTTTGGTACTTGTTAGAAGATCAGCTTATGGAAGTGGGGGCACGGGATTTTGTTTGTTCTCACAAATACCAAGAATATTTTGGCCCCAAGCCTTTCCCCAGGTTTAGAATGTGGTTGCTTGAATGTCAGGGTTTGGTAAAGTGTCAAGATTATCGTTGGAGTCTTAGTGGTAAGGGAAGGAGTAGAGCAAAAAAATTAGTGCGAGCTCACAGATTATGGGAATGCTATCTCGTACGCTCTTTAGAATTTAAAGAAGAAGAGGTGCATGGATTTGCAGAAGAAATGGAGCATGTCCTAACAGATGAATTGGATTATGCCATTACAGAAATATTGGATAACCCGCATTATGATCCCCACGATAAGTTAATTCCGGAAAAACCGCAGACTATGGAGGAACTATGA
- a CDS encoding metal ABC transporter permease gives MIGAFSPYHGVSFVQFLQVFFSRTFSGELFRGHLFIDDIQVIIFLAIALSGAFVGTFLVLKKMAMYANAVSHTVLFGLVSICLFTHQLTALSLGTLTLASVSTALLTGFLIYFIRNIFRVSEEASTALVFSLLFSMSLLLLVFLTRNAHIGTELILGNADSLTRGDIFPVYTILCINLIVSLVGFRSFVCVSFDSVFSFSLGIPVKIIDYLIILQLSASLVGAFKAVGVLMALAFLLIPGLIAKVFVVSVRGMLFWSLIFGALTALLAPACSRAILTSYGVGLSTSGISVFILMAFYVVVCLFHYGKKLAYKKFYSKDSKNTELTTL, from the coding sequence ATGATAGGAGCGTTTTCCCCATATCATGGGGTGTCTTTTGTGCAATTTCTCCAGGTCTTTTTTTCAAGAACTTTCTCTGGAGAACTATTTCGGGGCCATTTATTTATAGATGACATTCAGGTTATCATATTTTTAGCAATTGCTCTTTCAGGAGCATTTGTAGGTACCTTTTTGGTTTTGAAGAAAATGGCGATGTATGCCAATGCTGTTTCTCATACAGTATTATTTGGACTTGTGAGTATTTGTTTATTTACTCACCAGTTAACAGCATTGTCGTTAGGAACTCTTACCCTAGCTTCAGTTTCAACGGCTTTACTTACAGGTTTTCTTATTTATTTTATAAGAAATATTTTTCGTGTCTCAGAAGAAGCAAGTACCGCCTTGGTATTTTCTTTATTGTTTTCAATGAGTTTGCTTCTTTTAGTGTTTCTAACACGTAATGCTCACATAGGCACAGAACTTATTCTAGGTAATGCAGATTCTTTAACTCGAGGTGATATTTTCCCTGTATATACAATCCTTTGCATTAATCTGATTGTTTCTTTGGTTGGATTTCGTAGTTTCGTTTGTGTTTCTTTTGATTCTGTATTTTCCTTTTCTTTAGGGATTCCTGTGAAAATCATAGACTACTTGATTATTTTGCAATTGTCAGCGAGTTTGGTAGGAGCATTTAAAGCTGTTGGAGTTTTAATGGCTTTAGCATTTTTATTAATTCCAGGGCTCATAGCTAAAGTGTTTGTTGTTTCCGTACGTGGAATGCTTTTTTGGTCTTTGATTTTTGGAGCTTTGACTGCATTACTTGCTCCTGCTTGTTCTAGAGCAATTTTAACATCCTACGGTGTAGGATTGTCAACTTCTGGTATTTCAGTGTTTATACTAATGGCTTTCTACGTCGTCGTTTGTTTATTTCATTATGGCAAGAAGCTGGCTTATAAAAAGTTTTATTCAAAAGATAGTAAGAATACAGAATTGACAACTCTCTAA
- the dxr gene encoding 1-deoxy-D-xylulose-5-phosphate reductoisomerase: MKHLAIFGSTGSVGQQTLAIIRSLPHLFNVVALASYGNNRDLFFEQIREFSPSIVSVYDEQLYFEIRKEFPKVQAFFGEEGLLAAATAKEIDTIVAASSGIVALPAIVAAMRSGKTLALANKEVLVSAGEVINEFAKQYQTRILPIDSEHNALYQCLEGRDTSEVRKLFLTASGGPLLYKSKEELTRVTIQDVLKHPIWNMGAKITVDSSTLVNKGLEIIEAYWLFGLEHAEIDAVIHPQSLIHGMVEFEDGTVLSVMNPPSMLFPIQHVLTTPKRCPAPHKGMDFSVKQTLEFFPIDEERFPSIGLARQVLKDKGSLGPFFNAANEILVQRFLKKEIAWCDILDKLTRLMKNHRVSSCTSLDDVFSVDKEARALAQEI; encoded by the coding sequence TTGAAACATTTAGCTATTTTTGGATCCACAGGAAGTGTGGGACAGCAGACTTTAGCAATCATTCGCTCGCTTCCTCATTTATTCAATGTGGTTGCGCTTGCTTCGTACGGTAATAATAGAGATCTATTTTTTGAACAAATTCGAGAATTTTCTCCTTCTATAGTTTCTGTATACGATGAACAGCTATATTTTGAAATTCGCAAGGAGTTCCCCAAAGTTCAAGCATTTTTTGGTGAGGAAGGATTGCTAGCTGCTGCTACAGCTAAAGAAATAGACACTATTGTTGCTGCATCCTCGGGGATAGTCGCTTTACCCGCAATTGTTGCCGCCATGAGGTCAGGGAAAACCCTAGCATTAGCAAATAAAGAAGTTTTGGTTTCTGCAGGAGAAGTAATCAACGAATTTGCTAAGCAATATCAAACTAGGATTTTGCCAATAGATAGTGAGCATAATGCTTTATATCAGTGTTTGGAAGGGAGAGATACCTCGGAAGTCAGAAAGTTATTTTTAACAGCTTCTGGAGGTCCTTTATTGTACAAATCTAAAGAAGAATTAACCCGTGTAACTATTCAGGATGTATTGAAGCATCCTATATGGAATATGGGAGCTAAGATTACCGTAGATTCTTCAACATTGGTAAATAAAGGCTTAGAAATAATAGAGGCGTATTGGTTATTTGGATTAGAACATGCAGAGATAGATGCTGTAATTCATCCTCAAAGTTTAATTCATGGTATGGTAGAGTTTGAAGACGGAACGGTGCTTTCTGTAATGAATCCTCCTAGTATGCTTTTCCCCATACAACATGTATTAACAACCCCGAAACGCTGTCCAGCACCTCATAAAGGAATGGATTTTTCTGTCAAACAAACATTAGAATTTTTTCCTATAGATGAGGAGCGTTTCCCAAGCATTGGTTTGGCGAGACAAGTATTAAAAGATAAAGGATCCTTAGGACCATTTTTTAACGCTGCTAATGAGATCTTAGTTCAAAGATTTTTGAAAAAAGAAATTGCTTGGTGCGATATTTTAGATAAGTTAACAAGACTTATGAAAAATCATAGGGTTTCTTCGTGCACCTCGTTAGATGATGTCTTTTCTGTTGATAAAGAAGCTCGAGCCCTTGCTCAAGAGATATAA
- a CDS encoding site-2 protease family protein codes for MTIIYFILAALALGVLVLVHELGHLLAAKSVGMAVESFSIGFGPTLYKKKIGNIEYRIGIFPFGGYVRIKGMDKREKGVDVDPDLVYDIPQGFFSKSPWKRIFVLAAGPIANVLLAFVAFGALYISGGRNKAYSEYSRIVGWVNPILKEKGLALGDEILTCNGKPYYSDKDAITSALLDGHLSFTGVHPGYLSETFHDFAFNTEFDVNKNGIPLAGASYLLYRHQEPISKESPLYSANMLPGDRLVWMDGEILFSPMQVSQMLNEAYAFVKVSRHNKEFSVRIPRILVSTLYLSPYVRNELIDNQYEAGIKGKWSSLYTLPYVINSYGYVEGELQPIDPESPFPSMKEKLELGDRILAIDGTPVSGSTDILRLVQNHKVSIIVQKMTPEQLEDVDSSLADKRFIHSYNAQDLLAIINSIGSAQEVRESGQYRLLPPVQPKPWVSIYSDDLLNKRREMAKRFKNQDQQRYYLDRIEMEKQRLSLGIPLKDMTVKYNPRPDVLIVDISKDSLRTMKALVVGRLNPQWLSGPVGIVHMLHKGWSLGISEALFWIGLVSINLAVLNLLPIPVLDGGYIVLCLWEMITRRRLSMKLIERMLIPFSLLLIAFFIFLTFQDLFRFFAVS; via the coding sequence ATGACAATAATATATTTCATTCTTGCAGCCCTTGCTTTGGGGGTTTTAGTATTGGTTCATGAATTAGGTCATTTACTGGCAGCCAAGTCTGTAGGCATGGCTGTGGAGAGTTTTAGTATTGGTTTTGGTCCAACTTTATATAAAAAGAAGATTGGCAATATAGAGTATCGTATAGGTATTTTCCCATTTGGGGGATATGTCCGAATCAAAGGCATGGACAAAAGAGAAAAAGGTGTGGATGTAGACCCTGACTTGGTTTATGACATACCTCAGGGTTTTTTCAGTAAGTCTCCATGGAAAAGAATCTTCGTCCTTGCTGCTGGTCCTATAGCTAATGTTTTATTAGCTTTTGTAGCTTTTGGTGCCTTATATATTTCTGGAGGGAGAAATAAAGCATACTCAGAGTATTCTCGTATTGTTGGTTGGGTAAATCCTATTTTAAAAGAGAAAGGTTTGGCTCTTGGTGATGAGATTCTTACGTGTAATGGTAAGCCTTATTACTCAGATAAAGATGCTATTACTTCAGCTTTATTAGACGGGCATTTGTCATTTACGGGAGTGCACCCTGGATATCTTTCGGAAACTTTTCATGATTTTGCTTTCAATACAGAATTCGATGTTAATAAAAATGGTATTCCTTTAGCAGGAGCTAGCTATCTTTTATACCGTCATCAGGAGCCTATTTCAAAGGAATCTCCTCTATATTCGGCGAATATGCTTCCAGGTGATCGCTTAGTATGGATGGATGGGGAAATATTGTTTTCCCCAATGCAAGTTTCACAGATGCTAAATGAGGCTTATGCTTTTGTTAAGGTTTCTCGTCACAATAAGGAATTTTCAGTACGTATTCCTAGAATATTAGTCAGTACACTGTACCTTTCTCCTTATGTAAGGAATGAACTTATCGATAATCAGTATGAAGCTGGGATTAAGGGTAAATGGTCTTCTTTATATACTTTACCATATGTGATTAATAGCTACGGCTATGTGGAAGGGGAATTACAACCCATCGACCCAGAATCTCCATTTCCTTCTATGAAAGAAAAACTGGAATTGGGAGATCGTATTCTTGCTATAGATGGTACTCCCGTTAGTGGAAGCACAGATATTTTACGTTTAGTTCAGAATCATAAGGTATCTATTATTGTTCAGAAAATGACTCCTGAGCAATTAGAGGATGTGGATTCTTCCCTTGCGGATAAGCGGTTTATTCATTCCTACAATGCTCAGGATTTATTAGCGATTATTAATTCTATAGGAAGCGCTCAAGAAGTACGTGAATCGGGACAATATCGGTTATTACCTCCAGTTCAGCCTAAGCCTTGGGTTAGCATTTATTCCGATGATCTTTTGAATAAGCGTCGTGAAATGGCGAAGAGATTCAAGAATCAAGATCAACAGCGTTACTATCTCGATAGAATAGAAATGGAAAAACAAAGGTTATCTTTAGGGATTCCTTTAAAGGATATGACTGTGAAGTATAATCCTAGGCCAGATGTCTTAATTGTGGATATTTCTAAGGATAGTTTGCGTACTATGAAAGCATTAGTTGTAGGCCGACTGAATCCTCAATGGTTATCAGGACCTGTAGGGATTGTTCATATGTTACATAAGGGGTGGTCGTTAGGAATTTCAGAAGCTTTGTTTTGGATAGGTCTAGTAAGTATCAACCTAGCTGTTTTGAATCTTCTTCCAATTCCTGTATTAGATGGAGGCTATATTGTACTTTGCCTATGGGAAATGATCACAAGACGGCGTTTGAGTATGAAACTTATTGAGAGGATGTTAATTCCATTTTCTTTATTATTAATAGCCTTCTTTATTTTTCTAACGTTTCAGGATTTGTTTCGCTTTTTTGCAGTGAGTTAG